A DNA window from Desulfuromonas sp. contains the following coding sequences:
- a CDS encoding GTPase-activating protein, giving the protein MSFKDTLSDLLERVPGSIGAILADWEGEAVDQVSSRMDEFEMKVIGAHKGIILANMRKAMRDLDSDDLQEIIVTTEKTQTLIIPITSDYYLVLTLQKDASFGRAQFEARKTVLALRAEIA; this is encoded by the coding sequence ATGTCGTTTAAAGATACACTCTCAGATCTCCTCGAGCGGGTCCCCGGTTCGATTGGAGCAATTCTGGCCGACTGGGAAGGTGAGGCGGTTGACCAGGTTTCGTCGCGGATGGATGAGTTCGAAATGAAAGTTATCGGTGCGCACAAGGGGATTATTCTGGCCAATATGCGCAAGGCAATGCGCGATCTCGACAGTGATGATCTGCAGGAAATTATCGTAACGACCGAAAAGACCCAGACCCTGATAATCCCGATTACCAGCGACTACTATCTTGTTCTGACCTTGCAGAAGGATGCCTCTTTCGGCCGTGCCCAGTTTGAAGCACGTAAAACGGTTCTGGCCCTGCGTGCAGAGATTGCCTGA
- the smc gene encoding chromosome segregation protein SMC, translated as MKIKRLDIVGFKSFVDKTSFEFSEGIIGVVGQNGCGKSNIVDAIRWSMGEQSAKQLRGRSMEDVIFGGSETRKPLGMAEVSIAFSNDEGLAPAAYREYAEIVVTRRLYRNGDSEYLINKTPCRLLDITELFMDTGVGTKAYSIIEQGKIGMVLNAKPEERRFLIEEAAGVTKFKARKKSALRKIDATRHNLERLNDIISEVRRQTNSLKRQAKKAERFRTLRDELRGIETAIAHDRYRELLDGIGDKTSLERQHQNMVEEKAARLAEQEASLEKLKLDQSVREREVSQEQERMYSISSSIQGIEAKIDSNNNESDLIARQKEEYVAESKEATERLQSLAGEEETVRKSLESFQQELNCEGDQLDKAGQELAGLQAKEEAAAAELEEARSRAYNIVGELTRMASQKEEAERRLKTLQQQTDKSHTEALTLKNEHQTAQQQVDVLETSLKKIRGDRQSMLQRKSELEKSIETFEQQTDDNENRLLVKREELNRHRARLESLQQLEKNLEGYGGGVKALMGSDEYGQRFGGFLADAIEVPARYEAAVEAVLGDRLQDVLAKSSNDVFAAFSFLRENRGRSSFLLSDFQAVKPQGHHPGEALFDLIKVKNSGSAVEALLSGVRLVDSLASHLAGNLPAGCLLVTEAGETLSFRGELAGGSSDVLEEGLLHQKREIKELEQQVAELRQQVEQMQQQREQLREEFSAASSELREVSAALHQSELQTVDSERELGGRKQEAERLLDRLEVLSLEENQLHEEHEELQRLLEESSRGHEERVQEKTELENSVSRLQESVFSLRQQREKANERLMTLKVAVSTMREREEGSRQTLQRLEQLRSELQNRTVSLQQRQEQGEVDRKRLQLENEELKGKLAELFEQREKLQSDVVKLREDFDAGQLQVDERETALKLLRSEVTQLRESLSGLQLKGRELELEAEHLRDSILEKYRVDLQIFNPTEGDRDRDRESVRMEELKRQLDAMGEVNLTAIEEFQELEERYEFLTVQQEDLQKSLAGLQAAISKINRTTRRRFRETFDLVNTKFQEVFPRLFRGGKAILNLSDEDDLLETGIDIIAQPPGKKLQNVTLLSGGEKALTAVALIFSIFMVKPSPFCLLDEVDAPLDDANIGRFNEIVREMSAISQFILITHNKRTMEIADTLYGVTMEEPGVSKTVSVKINEY; from the coding sequence ATGAAGATTAAACGTCTTGACATAGTTGGTTTCAAGTCCTTCGTCGATAAGACCTCTTTCGAATTTTCTGAGGGCATTATCGGTGTGGTTGGACAGAACGGTTGCGGCAAAAGCAATATCGTCGACGCGATCCGTTGGTCGATGGGCGAACAGAGCGCCAAACAACTGCGTGGCCGTTCGATGGAAGATGTCATTTTCGGCGGGAGTGAGACCCGCAAACCACTCGGCATGGCCGAGGTTTCGATCGCATTCTCCAATGATGAGGGCCTGGCTCCGGCGGCCTATCGTGAATACGCGGAAATTGTTGTTACCAGGCGACTCTACCGTAATGGAGACAGTGAGTACCTGATCAACAAGACGCCCTGTCGACTCCTCGATATTACCGAACTGTTTATGGATACCGGTGTCGGCACCAAGGCTTACTCGATCATCGAGCAGGGCAAGATCGGCATGGTTCTCAATGCCAAGCCAGAGGAGCGGCGCTTTCTCATTGAAGAGGCGGCCGGTGTTACCAAGTTCAAGGCCCGCAAGAAATCAGCATTACGCAAGATCGACGCAACCCGGCACAATCTCGAACGACTCAACGACATTATCAGCGAAGTTCGCCGTCAGACCAACAGCCTGAAGCGCCAGGCCAAAAAAGCGGAGCGATTCCGGACTTTGCGTGACGAGCTGCGTGGCATTGAAACGGCTATCGCGCACGATCGCTATCGCGAACTGCTTGACGGCATCGGTGACAAAACTTCACTCGAGCGTCAGCATCAGAACATGGTCGAGGAAAAAGCCGCGCGGCTTGCCGAGCAGGAAGCTTCCCTCGAAAAGCTCAAACTTGATCAGTCGGTGCGCGAACGTGAGGTCAGTCAGGAGCAGGAGCGGATGTACAGTATATCGTCATCAATCCAGGGGATTGAGGCGAAAATAGATAGTAATAATAATGAGTCCGACCTGATTGCGCGACAGAAAGAAGAGTACGTTGCCGAGTCGAAAGAGGCAACCGAACGGCTTCAATCTCTGGCCGGGGAGGAAGAAACCGTACGCAAGAGTCTCGAGTCGTTTCAGCAGGAGCTCAATTGCGAAGGTGACCAGCTCGATAAAGCGGGCCAGGAACTCGCCGGTTTGCAGGCCAAGGAAGAGGCCGCCGCAGCCGAACTCGAAGAGGCGCGTAGCCGGGCCTACAATATTGTTGGCGAGCTGACCAGAATGGCTTCTCAGAAAGAAGAGGCGGAGCGCCGCCTCAAAACACTGCAACAGCAAACCGACAAAAGCCATACTGAAGCCCTGACCCTTAAAAACGAACATCAGACTGCACAACAGCAGGTCGATGTACTTGAAACCTCTCTGAAAAAAATCAGGGGTGATCGTCAGTCGATGCTGCAACGCAAATCTGAACTTGAAAAGAGTATCGAGACCTTTGAACAGCAGACCGATGACAACGAAAATCGTTTACTGGTCAAACGTGAAGAACTGAACCGTCATCGGGCGCGCCTCGAATCACTGCAGCAACTTGAAAAAAACCTCGAAGGTTACGGTGGCGGCGTCAAGGCCTTGATGGGTAGCGATGAATACGGCCAGCGGTTCGGTGGCTTTCTGGCCGATGCTATCGAAGTTCCAGCCCGCTACGAAGCGGCTGTCGAAGCAGTTCTCGGCGACCGCCTTCAGGATGTTCTGGCGAAAAGCAGCAATGATGTTTTTGCCGCATTCAGTTTTTTGCGTGAGAACAGGGGGCGGAGCTCTTTTCTGCTCTCCGATTTTCAGGCGGTTAAACCACAGGGTCATCATCCCGGCGAGGCACTTTTTGACCTGATCAAAGTTAAAAACAGCGGTTCAGCCGTTGAGGCATTGCTCTCCGGTGTTCGGCTGGTTGACTCTCTCGCATCCCATCTGGCCGGGAATCTGCCGGCCGGTTGTCTGCTTGTCACCGAGGCCGGTGAGACCCTGTCGTTCCGGGGCGAACTTGCCGGCGGATCGAGTGATGTTCTTGAAGAGGGGTTGCTGCACCAGAAGCGCGAAATCAAGGAGCTTGAACAGCAGGTCGCCGAGTTGCGTCAACAGGTTGAGCAGATGCAGCAGCAGCGTGAACAGCTTCGCGAAGAGTTCAGTGCCGCCAGCAGCGAGCTGCGCGAGGTCAGTGCCGCATTGCATCAGTCTGAATTGCAGACTGTCGACAGTGAACGTGAGCTTGGCGGACGAAAACAGGAAGCGGAGCGCCTGCTCGATCGACTCGAAGTTCTCAGCCTTGAGGAGAATCAGCTCCATGAAGAACATGAAGAGTTGCAGCGTCTGCTTGAGGAGTCGTCGCGCGGCCATGAAGAAAGGGTTCAGGAAAAAACCGAACTCGAAAATTCGGTGTCGCGGTTACAGGAATCAGTTTTCTCCCTGCGGCAGCAGCGGGAAAAAGCGAATGAACGTTTGATGACGCTCAAGGTTGCGGTCTCAACAATGCGCGAGCGCGAAGAGGGCTCGCGCCAGACCTTGCAACGGCTGGAACAGCTACGCAGCGAATTGCAAAACCGGACAGTATCGCTACAGCAGCGTCAGGAGCAGGGTGAGGTTGATCGGAAACGATTGCAGCTTGAGAACGAAGAGTTGAAGGGTAAATTGGCCGAGCTGTTCGAACAGCGTGAAAAGCTGCAGTCCGATGTCGTCAAGTTGCGTGAAGATTTCGATGCCGGGCAGTTGCAGGTTGATGAACGGGAGACCGCCCTCAAGCTGTTGCGCTCGGAAGTGACCCAGTTACGCGAGAGTCTTTCGGGTCTGCAGCTGAAAGGGCGTGAACTGGAACTGGAAGCGGAACATTTGCGCGACAGTATTCTTGAAAAGTATCGGGTTGACCTGCAGATATTCAATCCGACTGAAGGGGATCGCGATCGCGACCGTGAATCGGTTCGCATGGAAGAATTGAAACGTCAACTCGATGCAATGGGTGAAGTGAACCTGACCGCCATAGAAGAGTTTCAGGAGCTCGAGGAGCGATATGAGTTCCTGACGGTTCAGCAGGAGGATCTTCAAAAATCACTGGCCGGATTGCAGGCTGCCATCAGCAAGATCAATCGGACCACCCGGCGCCGTTTCCGCGAAACATTCGATCTGGTCAATACCAAGTTTCAGGAAGTTTTTCCGCGTCTGTTCCGGGGCGGTAAGGCAATACTCAATCTGAGTGACGAAGACGACCTTCTGGAAACCGGAATCGATATCATTGCCCAGCCCCCCGGCAAAAAACTGCAAAACGTAACCCTGCTGTCCGGAGGCGAGAAAGCCCTGACCGCGGTTGCCCTGATTTTCTCGATCTTTATGGTCAAGCCGTCGCCGTTCTGTCTGCTTGACGAGGTCGATGCGCCACTCGACGATGCAAACATCGGGAGGTTTAACGAGATTGTTCGCGAAATGTCTGCAATCTCGCAGTTTATCCTGATAACTCATAACAAGCGTACGATGGAAATTGCTGATACCTTATATGGCGTAACGATGGAAGAACCCGGTGTGTCGAAAACCGTTTCCGTCAAAATTAATGAATATTGA